CAAACTCCTGATATTGTTTACGTCCGCATCAATCAAGCGGCTTGTTCGCTCTTGATTCAGTATCAGCCCGGATCGGCAATTGAGCAACAACTTCCCGATCTTCTCTTAGATTACCTAGACCGCCTGAGTGGAGAACTGCCTGAGCCAGAGGTAGAAACCGAGGTGCAAGCGTCGCCGACTGAGGCAAGTTTAGAACCCTCCGATGAGGGGGAATGGTCGAGCCTGCGCTTACCGCTGACAGCGTCATTACTGGCGTTAGTTTGTCGGTTCCCCCGGTGGGCGTTTCTGCGCCCGGTGGCTGCGATCGCGCTATTGGCGGCCGCCTTTCCGGTTGCGAAACGGGCTTGGAAAAGCGCCATCGAACAGCATCGCTTAAATATTGACTGTTTGGATTTGTTGGCGTTGAGTTTGAGCGGCGCTCAGGGTAAATTGTTAACACCAGCCCTGACGATTACCCTGCATGAGTTTGGGGATATTATCCGAGAACAAACCGCCCGTTCTACCGAAATTCAAACGACGAATTTAATGGACGCCATCGGGCATTTTGCCTGGGTGAAGTCGGGCGACAGTCCCCCGCAGCAAGTTAGGAGCGATCGCGTCCAGGTTGGCGATACGGTTGTGGTCTATCCCGGCGAACAAATTCCGGTAGATGGCACGGTGATTCAAGGGGCGGCTATTGTCGATCAACAAAGCCTCACCGGGGAAGCTATGCCTGTTGCCCGCCAGGTGGGAGAGCGCGTCTTTGCCTCAACTTTGGTGCGTTCTGGACAACTTTACCTCCGCGCCGAGCGCGTGGGCAACCAAACCCGCGCCGCCGCCAGCATTGAGCTATTACAAAAAGCACCCGTCCATGATACGCGCATGGCGAACTATGCCGAGAAACTCGCCGATCGCTTGATTCTACCGTCCCTGTTGCTGGCGTCGATCGTACTGATGGCCAGTCGCGATCCGGCGCGGGCGGCGGCGATTTTGACGTTAGATTTTGTGACGGGCATTCGCGTTTCCATCCCGACGGCTTTCTTGGGCGCATTGAGCCACACCACGCGGCATGGGGTGTTAGTCCGCAGCGGCCGCACCTTAGAACAGTTGGCGGAGGTGGATACGATTGTTTTTGACAAAACCGGAACGCTGACGCAAGGCACGATCGCGATCGCGGGGGTGCAAACGGTTGAGGCGGGTTTATCGGCTCAGAGGATACTGCAACTGGCGGCGGCGGCGGAACAGCGTCTCAACCATCCAGTGGCGGAGGCGATCGTTGAGCATGTCAAAGCGCAAAATTTGGAAATTCCCGTGCGGGGAGAATGGACGTATGAGGTGGGTTTGGGCGTGCGGGCGCAAGTGGAAGGCATAGAGGTGCTGGTTGGCAGCGAGCGCTTTTTGCAGCAAGCCGGGGTGGAGTGGGGAGACGGTCGGGCAACGGAAGCAGACTGCTGGCAATCCTTGATTTATGTTGCCTGCGATCGCCATTTTCAAGGGGCGATTCAATACCGCGATCCGCTCCGCCCTGAAAGCCGCAACCTGATCGGAGCGCTGCAACGCGATTATGGGATTGAGTTACATTTACTGACAGGCGATCGCGCCCAACGAGCGGCTCAGGTGGCCCAAGAACTCGGAATTCCCCCCCATCACGTCTATGCAGAGGCGTTCCCGGAGCAAAAGGCGAAGGTGGTACGGGATTTGCATCGCGCCGGACGCACGGTGGCGTTTGTGGGGGATGGCTTGAATGATTCGGTGGCGCTTGCCTATGCAGATGTGTCGGTATCGTTTGAGAAGGGATCGGAGATTGCACGGGAAACGGCGGATGTGGTGTTGATGAATAATAACTTGCTGGATCTGTTGGAGGCGATCGCCATCTCTCGCCAAACCCGCGCCCTAATTGACCAAAATACCATGCTCGTCGTTATTCCCAACTTAGTCGCCCTCGGTCTAGCCTCAAGTATGGGACTCAATCCGCTGGTTGCCACCGCGATCCATAATGGATCGGCGATCGCATCGGGAATGAACAGCTTGCGCCCCCTCGTCCAACATCAACTCGACTCGCGCTAGGTTCTCCACCCAACCAGGAAGCGATCGGGCAAAGTCACACCCCATTTTGCAAGAATTATTGCAAGTCTTTTCTATTAATCTGCAAAATTTGATAGGCTAAATCTCAAGTTCTTCTTTCTCGGTCAGACGCTCTATGTCTCTGATTCATCTAGAAAAATCAGTTCTCACCTTTCATCTCAAAGAGATCCTTGAAAACGGACAGGGCAACCATCCCCTCACCTGGTTGAGCTTGGGTTTGCTGATTTTAGGGCCTAGATTCTTTGCAACGCGCCCCCAAACCTCCCAGCCCCCTGCTAGTACGCCTCTGCCATCGAGCAACGCCCCCCTGACGCTCTCCCAATGGGTTGCCCAAGCTCAACAGCGGGAATCTCTACAACAGATTGGGGAGGCTCGCGCCCATCATTGAATTTTGCGATCGCAGCAATTCACCCCTCAAAGCGACCTAGCAAGCCTCAAGGAGTTGGGAACTTTCCCGTACTCTGGGGCGAGGAGAAGGTTGAGGTTAGAGTTAGGATCGCCACTGATATCTAGAATTATCTGTAGAGCGGACATTTCGTCCGCTTTAATTTTAAATCTCTAATGCTTAAAACTATTGTTGAATTTGAACAAACTGGCTCATTCAAAATCGCTCTAAAGATTGCTCGCAATCTCTCTCCTAGGACAAACCTTAAGGGCGCGATCGCTGTGATTGAATGAAAAATAACGCTTAAAGGCTGGTGATTGGATGCAATCCGTAGCGCGATCGCCAATCGAGCAAAAGCAATTAAATCGTTTGTTTCCCTAACGCAGACTCACAAAACTTTTATCAAAATTCACAAGGAGCGAGCAATGACAAAAGCGATCGTTGTTCATGGTGGAGCAAAAACCATCTCAGACGACAAAGCCAAAGCCAATATTTCGGGCTGCTTGGCCGCAGTCGAAGCCGGATGGAGCGTACTAACAGGGGGTGGGAGTGCCAAAGACGCTGTTGAAGCCGCTATTCGCGTTCTTGAAGATAACCCCACCTTCAACGCCAGTATTGGGGCAACCCTAGACAGCGAGGGAGAAGTCTTCTTAGATGCTGCCATGATGGAAGGGAGCGCTTTAGCCTGGGGAGGAGTCGCCGCCGTTCAGGGCGTTCGCCATCCCATCTCAGTTGCGCGAAAGATAATGGAAGATAAACCCATGTTACTCGTCAGCAAGGGCGCAGAACGCTTTGCCGCCGAACATGGGGACGATATGTGCGCCCCAAGCGATCTGATTAGCGACGAACAACGCCGAGAATGGGAAGAAGAAGGGGCCGTTATCGATCGACCGGCTACAGTGGGTTGTGTTGCGATAGATGGGGACGGTAACTTAGCGGCGGGAACCTCAACCGGAGGATTGATTAACCAACCACCGGGCCGCGTGGGTGATTCTGCGATCGTAGGTAGCGGCTTATATGCAGACAATCATCTAGGGGCTTGTTCGACAACCGGGGATGGAGAATCAATTATCCCTGTGGTTCTGGCAAAGACGGCGGTAGATTTACTCGCAGACAATCAGCACCCAGAGGAAGCAGCCCAAAAAGTGATTGAAATATTAGCCTCCAAAGTCACAGGAGAGGCGGGTTGTATTCTTTTAGATAACCAGGGGCGCGTGGGATGGGCTTACAACTCCCAGGATATGGCCGTTGCTTATATGACAGAAACAATGGACAGAGCGGCAGTGTTTACCCATAAGCAAGCCTAAACGTTAGCGGGGGGATACCTCAAAGTTATAAGTATCCCCATGTTGAAGGTATTTCACCCGATTTTGCAGGCCGGCAGCCTCTACCGCTTTAATGAAGTCTTCTAGGGGCGACTTCATGACCGTGTAATCGTTGTAGTGAATGGGGATAGCCGTTTCAGGAGAAATAATTTGGATTGCTTCTACCCCTTGTTTGGCATCCATCGTTAGCAAGACCCCGAAAACCTTGGTTCCCCCCAGATGAATCAGCGCTAAGTCAATTTCAGGATAGCGTTGGGGGATTTGTTTAAATTCTGCGTGAATTAAGGTATCGCCGCTAATGTAGATGCGGAAGCGTTGCTGTCCGGTAGCGTCTTGAAACTCTAGCAAGCTACCCATCACAGGTGGGAGTAAGGCTTGGAGAATACCGGGGCCATGAATTCCCGGCATGGCTGTAATATTGAGGCGAGTGTCTCCCTTAACAACAGACTGGGTTTCCCAAGTTGCGATCGCATGAACTGCCCTAAACCCCTTCTTTTGTAACTTTTCGGTAGCGTGGGGAGTAGTGACAATCGGTAAATCTCGATCTAGTTTCTCCTCAACAACACGATCGAAATGATCTTCGTGCATATGCGAGAGAATAATTAAATCAAGCGGCGGTAAGTCTTCGAGTTCAATCGCCGGGTTGGTTCGACGCGCCGAACGGATACCATAACCTAGATGAACGTGCTGACCTTGGTGCAGAAAATTGGGGTCAGTGAGAATCGTCAATCCAGCGTAACGCAGAATAACGGTTGCATTCCCCACAAAAAAGAGCGAACCGCGATCGAAGTCTGAGCTTTTGCTGCCTGGTAGAATGAGTTCCTTCACCGAAGCCATACCACATCCTTGCCCGTTGCCAATCTTTAATCGGGATGATGGCATTCT
This window of the Desertifilum tharense IPPAS B-1220 genome carries:
- a CDS encoding heavy metal translocating P-type ATPase, with the translated sequence MYNRDSLNEGGYRYSYQIVHRTIGRVRFRIPGLGSSPRRAEKLQWYLEQTPDIVYVRINQAACSLLIQYQPGSAIEQQLPDLLLDYLDRLSGELPEPEVETEVQASPTEASLEPSDEGEWSSLRLPLTASLLALVCRFPRWAFLRPVAAIALLAAAFPVAKRAWKSAIEQHRLNIDCLDLLALSLSGAQGKLLTPALTITLHEFGDIIREQTARSTEIQTTNLMDAIGHFAWVKSGDSPPQQVRSDRVQVGDTVVVYPGEQIPVDGTVIQGAAIVDQQSLTGEAMPVARQVGERVFASTLVRSGQLYLRAERVGNQTRAAASIELLQKAPVHDTRMANYAEKLADRLILPSLLLASIVLMASRDPARAAAILTLDFVTGIRVSIPTAFLGALSHTTRHGVLVRSGRTLEQLAEVDTIVFDKTGTLTQGTIAIAGVQTVEAGLSAQRILQLAAAAEQRLNHPVAEAIVEHVKAQNLEIPVRGEWTYEVGLGVRAQVEGIEVLVGSERFLQQAGVEWGDGRATEADCWQSLIYVACDRHFQGAIQYRDPLRPESRNLIGALQRDYGIELHLLTGDRAQRAAQVAQELGIPPHHVYAEAFPEQKAKVVRDLHRAGRTVAFVGDGLNDSVALAYADVSVSFEKGSEIARETADVVLMNNNLLDLLEAIAISRQTRALIDQNTMLVVIPNLVALGLASSMGLNPLVATAIHNGSAIASGMNSLRPLVQHQLDSR
- a CDS encoding isoaspartyl peptidase/L-asparaginase family protein encodes the protein MTKAIVVHGGAKTISDDKAKANISGCLAAVEAGWSVLTGGGSAKDAVEAAIRVLEDNPTFNASIGATLDSEGEVFLDAAMMEGSALAWGGVAAVQGVRHPISVARKIMEDKPMLLVSKGAERFAAEHGDDMCAPSDLISDEQRREWEEEGAVIDRPATVGCVAIDGDGNLAAGTSTGGLINQPPGRVGDSAIVGSGLYADNHLGACSTTGDGESIIPVVLAKTAVDLLADNQHPEEAAQKVIEILASKVTGEAGCILLDNQGRVGWAYNSQDMAVAYMTETMDRAAVFTHKQA
- a CDS encoding MBL fold metallo-hydrolase, whose protein sequence is MASVKELILPGSKSSDFDRGSLFFVGNATVILRYAGLTILTDPNFLHQGQHVHLGYGIRSARRTNPAIELEDLPPLDLIILSHMHEDHFDRVVEEKLDRDLPIVTTPHATEKLQKKGFRAVHAIATWETQSVVKGDTRLNITAMPGIHGPGILQALLPPVMGSLLEFQDATGQQRFRIYISGDTLIHAEFKQIPQRYPEIDLALIHLGGTKVFGVLLTMDAKQGVEAIQIISPETAIPIHYNDYTVMKSPLEDFIKAVEAAGLQNRVKYLQHGDTYNFEVSPR